From one Halosimplex rubrum genomic stretch:
- a CDS encoding HTH domain-containing protein, protein MAQGKRTVSDEEILRAIRSQEDPFVTAGEVAELFGMTRQWAHNRLQDLNDGDRIHRKKSGPRNVIWWIEN, encoded by the coding sequence ATGGCGCAAGGGAAGCGAACTGTTTCAGATGAAGAAATTCTGAGGGCGATTCGTAGTCAAGAGGATCCGTTCGTAACAGCTGGAGAGGTAGCCGAACTGTTTGGCATGACGCGCCAGTGGGCACATAATCGGCTCCAAGACCTCAACGACGGCGATCGAATTCATCGGAAGAAATCCGGCCCGCGGAACGTGATTTGGTGGATCGAGAATTAG